The following are encoded together in the Pelorhabdus rhamnosifermentans genome:
- a CDS encoding baseplate hub domain-containing protein, whose translation MSKDMTPALEEAAQESEIMTRMLVTIYAANTANGQPFRFVANDNKDLTMPDGTLYVSTNITRGDIASNTDGDKEQVSLKLTNKWQEWASYMANNGKKLKGCRCVIEDVFLDHLEEGAVWRFEGVMDKLSMVLSDFSCNVTRDIVDYDIDAPNMDYGPICQFTYGDSRCQATNVNGPCDQTMTTCEALGNILRYQGHPSTPMQMVIRSS comes from the coding sequence ATGAGTAAAGACATGACTCCCGCACTTGAAGAGGCAGCGCAGGAATCAGAAATAATGACCCGTATGCTAGTAACAATTTACGCGGCTAATACAGCAAACGGACAGCCTTTTCGATTCGTGGCCAATGATAACAAAGATTTGACTATGCCTGATGGAACGCTTTATGTTTCCACGAATATCACGCGAGGAGATATTGCCTCAAATACTGACGGCGATAAAGAGCAAGTAAGCCTGAAACTGACTAACAAGTGGCAAGAATGGGCCTCTTACATGGCCAACAACGGGAAAAAGTTGAAAGGCTGTCGCTGTGTGATCGAAGATGTGTTTCTCGATCATTTAGAAGAGGGCGCAGTGTGGCGCTTCGAGGGCGTCATGGATAAGCTGTCTATGGTGCTGAGTGATTTTAGCTGCAACGTAACGCGGGATATAGTTGATTATGACATTGATGCCCCCAACATGGATTATGGTCCGATTTGCCAATTTACTTATGGTGATAGTCGCTGTCAAGCAACAAATGTGAATGGGCCTTGCGACCAAACTATGACAACCTGTGAAGCACTTGGCAATATTTTGAGATATCAGGGGCATCCTTCAACACCTATGCAAATGGTTATACGCTCATCATGA
- a CDS encoding DUF2460 domain-containing protein: MARETFITPWVRAHKRKISFSTDVDSEYTSHEQRNALWSNSRRTWTLSFEKTSEDYTAVEAFFIARRGKWQAFNWVYSSTDKYGRPTGGDDKTYLVRFDTDDLDSTVSSMGYNTFDLPIVEVVTDE; encoded by the coding sequence ATGGCAAGAGAAACATTTATTACGCCCTGGGTACGCGCCCACAAACGAAAAATTAGTTTTAGCACTGACGTTGATAGCGAATACACTTCCCATGAACAAAGAAATGCCCTTTGGTCAAATTCGCGTAGAACATGGACCTTGTCATTCGAAAAAACTTCTGAAGATTACACAGCCGTTGAGGCTTTTTTTATTGCCCGACGCGGCAAGTGGCAGGCTTTTAACTGGGTGTATTCCAGCACTGACAAATATGGCAGGCCCACAGGCGGCGACGATAAAACGTATCTTGTCCGGTTTGATACGGATGATTTAGATTCCACCGTGTCTAGTATGGGTTATAATACTTTTGATTTGCCGATTGTTGAGGTGGTAACTGATGAGTAA